A genome region from Clostridium pasteurianum includes the following:
- the xseA gene encoding exodeoxyribonuclease VII large subunit — MYIKVLSVSELSNYIKKVIDSDYILNNAYIKGEISNFKFHSSGHVYFSLKDEGSKINCIMFRSNAERLTFIPQNGMKVKIKGRVSVYIKDGAYQLYCTEIQPEGKGELYEAFEKLKEKLSKEGMFNEEYKREIPKYPRRIGVITSPTGAAVRDIINVSRRRNKSVDILICPTLVQGINAPKDLIKSLNYLNEIEDIDTIILARGGGSIEELWSFNDEKLAYAVYNSKKPVITGVGHETDFTIVDFVSDRRAPTPSAAAEIAVPNLNEEFNRFISLRNSLKINIKNYFENKYKELEINRRIIEKNSPEVFIVNGYSSIDKFQYILNMRMKTKIQIEKERLSKYNSILQLNSPLNILNKGYSIISDYNGKNINNVKTLKEVDRVNITLKDGKVEAEIHISK; from the coding sequence ATGTATATAAAAGTATTGTCCGTTTCTGAATTAAGTAATTACATAAAAAAAGTTATAGACAGTGATTATATTTTAAATAATGCTTACATAAAAGGAGAAATATCAAACTTTAAATTTCACAGCAGTGGCCATGTATATTTTTCTCTTAAGGATGAAGGAAGCAAAATAAATTGCATAATGTTTAGAAGCAATGCTGAAAGACTTACTTTTATACCTCAAAATGGCATGAAGGTAAAGATAAAAGGTAGAGTGTCAGTATATATTAAAGATGGGGCTTATCAGCTTTATTGTACTGAAATACAGCCTGAAGGAAAAGGTGAACTTTACGAAGCCTTTGAGAAGTTAAAAGAAAAACTTTCAAAGGAAGGAATGTTTAATGAAGAGTATAAAAGAGAGATACCTAAATACCCCAGGAGAATTGGAGTTATAACTTCTCCTACAGGTGCGGCAGTGAGAGATATAATAAATGTTTCAAGGCGAAGAAACAAAAGTGTTGATATACTAATATGTCCTACCTTGGTGCAAGGTATAAATGCTCCGAAGGACCTAATAAAGTCACTTAATTACTTAAATGAAATTGAAGATATTGATACTATCATACTAGCTAGGGGAGGCGGTTCTATTGAGGAACTTTGGTCTTTTAATGATGAAAAGCTTGCCTATGCTGTATATAATTCCAAAAAGCCAGTAATAACTGGTGTTGGACACGAAACAGATTTTACTATTGTGGATTTTGTAAGTGATAGAAGGGCACCAACTCCATCTGCGGCTGCTGAGATTGCAGTACCTAATTTAAATGAGGAGTTTAATAGATTTATTTCACTTAGAAATTCGCTTAAAATTAATATTAAAAATTATTTTGAAAATAAATACAAGGAGCTTGAAATAAACAGAAGAATCATAGAAAAGAATAGCCCTGAAGTATTTATAGTTAATGGGTACTCATCAATTGATAAATTTCAATATATTTTAAATATGAGAATGAAGACAAAAATACAAATTGAGAAGGAAAGATTATCAAAATATAATTCTATTTTGCAGCTAAACAGTCCACTCAATATTTTAAATAAAGGATATTCAATTATAAGTGATTACAATGGTAAAAATATAAATAATGTAAAAACACTTAAAGAAGTAGATCGTGTAAATATAACTTTAAAAGATGGAAAAGTAGAGGCTGAAATACATATTTCAAAATAG
- a CDS encoding exodeoxyribonuclease VII small subunit, producing MPKKESYETMMKELENIVSSMENEELTLDDTMKNYEDGVKLCNKLYKILNKAEGKIKILTQEGEEDFNKAGDLNEQ from the coding sequence ATGCCTAAAAAAGAGAGTTATGAAACTATGATGAAGGAACTTGAGAACATTGTAAGTAGTATGGAAAATGAAGAATTGACTCTTGATGATACTATGAAAAATTATGAGGACGGAGTGAAACTTTGCAATAAACTGTACAAGATTCTAAACAAGGCTGAGGGAAAGATAAAAATACTTACACAGGAAGGCGAAGAGGACTTTAATAAAGCAGGTGATTTGAATGAACAATAA
- a CDS encoding polyprenyl synthetase family protein yields MNNKELRQAVDNYLKNYFNGKGKYDKKIYEAMEYSLNAGGKRVRPLLLMSSYGIYHDNYKDVIEVAAAIEMIHTYSLIHDDLPCMDNDDLRRGKPTNHKVFGYSMALLAGDGLLNEAMDIMFEYCLEKDKKALEACSLISRAASSEGMIGGQVVDILSEGKKVSADELRYMHKKKTGALIKASILSGAILGDAPHSHVELLSQYGDKIGLAFQIEDDILDVIGDTKIMGKKSKSDIENDKCTYVTTYGIDKCKTMCKSLTEECLDIVSTIDGNTTCLTEITELLLKRKR; encoded by the coding sequence ATGAACAATAAAGAATTAAGGCAGGCAGTGGATAATTACTTAAAAAATTATTTTAATGGCAAAGGTAAATATGATAAAAAAATATATGAAGCTATGGAATACAGTTTAAATGCTGGAGGTAAAAGGGTAAGACCACTTCTTCTAATGTCTTCCTATGGAATATATCATGACAATTATAAAGATGTAATTGAAGTAGCAGCAGCTATTGAAATGATACATACATATTCTCTTATACATGATGACCTGCCGTGTATGGACAATGATGATTTGAGAAGAGGAAAGCCTACAAATCACAAAGTATTTGGTTATTCTATGGCACTTCTTGCTGGTGATGGACTTTTAAATGAAGCAATGGATATAATGTTTGAGTATTGTTTAGAAAAAGATAAAAAGGCACTTGAGGCATGTTCATTAATATCAAGAGCAGCAAGTTCAGAGGGAATGATAGGTGGTCAGGTTGTAGACATATTAAGTGAAGGAAAGAAAGTAAGTGCAGATGAATTAAGGTATATGCACAAAAAGAAAACTGGAGCACTTATAAAGGCATCAATATTAAGTGGAGCTATTTTAGGTGATGCCCCTCATAGTCATGTGGAACTTTTATCACAATATGGTGACAAAATTGGTCTTGCATTTCAGATAGAAGATGATATACTCGATGTTATTGGTGATACCAAAATTATGGGTAAAAAATCTAAAAGCGATATAGAAAATGATAAGTGTACTTATGTAACAACTTATGGAATAGATAAATGTAAAACTATGTGCAAAAGTTTAACTGAAGAATGTTTAGATATTGTCAGTACAATAGATGGAAATACAACTTGTCTTACAGAGATAACGGAACTTTTATTAAAGAGAAAGAGATAA